Proteins encoded in a region of the Atribacterota bacterium genome:
- a CDS encoding ABC transporter substrate-binding protein, with amino-acid sequence MKRCGVLFTVIGVLLLSLTGLGFSQEARPGGTLVFGSAGDAARLDPADVTDGISITRTDAMFEGLLRYQEGSTEIEPCLAESWEVSEDGLTFTFHLRKGVKFHDGTDFNADAVVYSYKRQFDPNHPFYQYGEWAYWKWMFNYVKDVEKVDDYTVKIILSQPNASFLTSMAMFTVAVVSPTACEKYGADFFKNPVGTGPFKFVEWVKDDHITVEAFDDYWGGRPYLDRVIFRVIPDPSVRLLELEKGTIDCVEYPSPDDLERIKSNPDLVLLETAGINVGYLAMNVGEDTPGFEKPFAD; translated from the coding sequence ATGAAAAGATGTGGTGTTTTGTTCACTGTTATTGGTGTTTTGCTTCTCAGTCTCACTGGTCTTGGATTTTCTCAGGAAGCAAGACCTGGAGGAACGCTTGTTTTCGGCAGCGCCGGTGATGCGGCGCGACTCGATCCAGCCGACGTCACCGATGGGATTTCCATCACCAGGACCGATGCCATGTTCGAAGGTTTGCTCCGCTACCAAGAAGGGAGCACGGAAATCGAACCATGCCTTGCCGAGTCTTGGGAAGTTTCTGAAGATGGCCTCACTTTCACCTTCCATCTTCGCAAAGGCGTCAAATTCCACGACGGTACCGATTTCAACGCTGATGCGGTGGTCTATTCATATAAGCGACAGTTCGATCCCAATCATCCCTTTTACCAGTACGGTGAATGGGCCTACTGGAAATGGATGTTCAATTACGTGAAAGATGTGGAAAAAGTCGACGATTACACTGTTAAAATCATTCTTTCCCAACCCAATGCCTCTTTTCTAACCAGCATGGCTATGTTCACAGTGGCCGTTGTGAGTCCCACCGCCTGTGAAAAGTATGGGGCCGATTTCTTCAAAAATCCGGTGGGCACCGGACCTTTCAAATTCGTGGAATGGGTCAAGGACGACCACATCACTGTAGAAGCCTTTGACGATTACTGGGGAGGACGGCCGTATTTAGACCGCGTCATTTTCCGGGTGATTCCTGACCCGTCCGTTCGGCTCCTTGAACTTGAAAAGGGCACCATTGACTGCGTGGAGTATCCCAGCCCCGATGATCTGGAACGAATCAAAAGCAATCCGGACCTGGTGCTTCTTGAAACTGCCGGTATCAATGTAGGGTATCTCGCCATGAATGTGGGTGAAGATACACCAGGTTTTGAAAAACCCTTTGCCGACG